AAATCGGATTACAGCTGCGGCACAGTCCCGGAATCTCACCGAACTTTCCCGACTCCAAGTGTGTGTAGTTTAGCATGAGATAATAGCCTTACTTGTTTTTGCTAAATCTCTTAACTCTTCGAGCAGTCGCTAGATGCACAAATGGTTATCCGTGGTAGGTATTGGTGAGGATGGGCTATCGGGATTAAGTGCAATCGCCTGTTCTCTCATTGAGCGTGCAGAAGTGATCGTCGGGGGAAAACGCCATCTCGCCATGTTACCACCAGACGATCCGCGCGAGAAACTCATCTGGACTTCCCCCATCAGTCATTCGATAGAAGAAATTCTCCGTCGTCGGGGTCAGTCTGTTTGCGTATTGGCAAGTGGCGACCCCATGTGTTTTGGTATCGGTGTCACACTCACCCGCAAGATTCCCATTTCTGAGATGACCATCATCCCCGCACCGTCATCCTTCAGCCTCGCTTGTGCCAGACTAGGATGGTCACTGACCGAAGTAGAGACATTAAGTTTAAACGGTCGTCCCCCTGCACTCATCCAAACCGCTATCTACCCGAAAGCGTGTCTATTAATATTAAGTGAAGGGAAGGAAACCCCGGCAATTGTCGCTGACATCTTGACAAAGCGTGGTTTTAGTGGTAGTAAAATAATCGTCTTGGAACACATGGGCGGTTCTCAGGAAAGAATAATCTCAGGTACAGCCGGCTCATGGACGACAACAGAACTGGCTGATTTAAACACCATCGCTGTAGAGTGCATTGCTGATGCTGGAGTCGTTTCTTTACCCCGGTTAGCAGGACTGCCGGATGATGCCTATCATCATGATGGACAGCTAACCAAGCGTGAAGTGCGGGCGATAACACTCTCCGCTTTAGCTCCCACGCCAGGACAGTTGTTGTGGGATGTGGGTGCTGGGTGTGGTTCCATTGGTATTGAGTGGATGCGGAGTCATCCTCGGTGTCGGGCGATCGCCATAGAGCAAAACTCCACCCGACTACAATATATTGCTGACAACGCCGCCGCCCTTGGTACACCTTATTTACAAATTGTTGCAGGTAAGGCTCCCGCTGCACTAACAGACTTGCCCCAACCAGACGCCATTTTTATTGGTGGTGGTGCAACGACAGAAGGTTTATTTGAGGTGTGTTGGGAAGCTTTGCTTGCGGGTGGGCGTTTTGTTGCCAATGCAGTTACGGTTGAAAGTGAACAGAAGCTGTTGCAATGGCACAATCAAGTAGGTGGGGAGTTGATTCGCGTTGCTGTGCAACGGGCTGCTCCTATTGGCGGGTTTTTGGGATGGAAGCCGATGGTGCCGGTGACACAGTGGGTGGTGGTGAAGTAGTAAGGCAGAAGGGACAGGAAAGGTAGTCTATATCTCTCTAGAGGATTATATGCAGAAAAATTTCGTTTAATAATGAGTTAGACGCAGTGTTCCTACTTTATTAGGTAGTAGCTTGTTCAGAAATTTGGTCGATTTTACGCCTGATTGCAGCATAAGCCTCCTCTTTTGTTGGAAACCACTCTGGAATACCAGTGGAGGCTATGCTGTCGTCCCGATTCCCCTACATATATTGTGGGACGTTATAGTTGATTTCGTTCCTCATCTAACTGGTGGAGAAGATGGTTGTCTATTGGAAGTATTCAACGCTGTTACACTGTGAGTAAAATTCAACATTCTGCATATTAGCGATGCGTTCAATAGAGCAACTAACAGAAGAAGTCCTATCTTTGCCCAGTGAATCAAGGGCACTCCTAGCTGAGAAGCTGGTAGAAAGCTTGGAATTCGATACTGATCCAGCAATTCAAGCAGTTTGGACTACAGAGGCAAAAAGACGGCGAGATGAAGTCCGAAGCGCTGCAGTCCAACCAATTGCTGGGGAAGAAGCGTTAGCTCAGGTAAGGCAACTGCTTGAGCAATGAAGTATGTATTTCATCCTGAGGCGCTGAGTGAATATGCTGAGGCTGTTCAATACTATGCAGAGCAACGTAATGAGGTAGCGCAATTAGAGAATCTCCAACTCGATGGCGCGTCATTGATGAGGATATTCGGCGATGTCTGACGCGAAAATTTCCGTATGGAATTCTTTATACAATCGAGCAAGACTACATCCTCATTTTGGCTGTGATGCATTGCAGTCGAGAGCCTGGATATTGGAAGAGTCGCACAGAGTAGAAGCAGTTCCAGTCTAACACTGTTCTCGTAAGGAGTCTTGCCATGACGCTTGAGTTGTATAAGGAGGTTGCTTTAACTCTCGACTTACCAGAGCATCAGCTTATAGCGGGTGATATTGCAACGTTAGTTCTCGCTCTTGCAAAACTTCTATGTAAAGAGCGATCGCTTCTTCAATGTTTTCTGCAATGTTTGCTCTTAGCGTCCTCACGGGTTTTTCCTTGGCTAATGTAACTGGGCAAACTCCCTAAGCCCTAATAATTGCTTCAAATTCTTCCAACGCTTGAACACTTCCCACCTGCCAAGCACGTTCCACTACACCGGGAATAATTTGCACCAGAGGCATCTCTTCAAAAATGGGACTACTGTCAGATATTAAGTATATTGCATCTCTAAGCACATAGATATTGAGGCTGCCGCTATCATAAACCCACACTTCTGGGACACCAATTGCTCTATACGCATCGAGAGTGGTTTTAGAAGTGACATCTGTTTCAATTGCTAAATCCGGTGGTGGATCGTCTGCTTCCAAGCGACGACGACCAATCATGCGTTGATAATTCTGGATATAAAAGCAACCATCAGGTTCAACTCCTGCTGAACCTTCCCGTTTAAAAGTCGTGGAACCAAAAGGCTGGTATCGCATACCCTTAGCCTTTAGTAATGTTTTGACAATATCACAAAGGAGGTCTCTGGGAATTTCATGTTCGGGTAGGGGAACCATAATTTCTAAAGTACCCTTGCTGTAGGCTACTCTCGCACTTCGGCGTTCTCCCAATTCCTCCAAAATCGACTCAAATTCCTGCCAACTCACATTTGGGATGGTGACTGCGCTACCAGGAGCCAACTGCATCTGGCTAACAGGTTTGACAACGAGAGTGACAGCAGTCATAACTTAAGAATGAAAAATAATCTTTCAAATTTTATAGTAGCTGATTTACCAACCACGCTACAGCGCTCTCTACATCACTCACCTGTTCTCCTGGTGGAGTCGCTGGACGCTTCACCATGACTACCTTCACCCCAAGCTCCCGCGCTGCAATAATCTTGGCATAGGTAGCATCACCGCCGCTATTCTTACTGACTATAGTATCAATCTGATGTGAAATCAACAGTTTTCGCTCATTATCTAGGGCAAAGGGACCGCGATCGCACAATATCATCCCTGGTGGTACCAATGCATCAGGAGTGGGGGGGTCGATAAGCCGCATCAGGAACCAAATATCTTCCAGACTGGCAAAGGGTGCGAGTTGCTGCCTACCAACGGTTAGGAATACACGCTGGGCAAATTCAGGTAATACGGCGGCGGCTGCTTCCACACTATCAACTTCAACCCACTGGTCATCAAGAAGACGCTTCCATGCAGGACGGATGAGCATCAGATGCGGTATTTTACAGGTAGTAGCGGCTGCTGCTGCATGAAAAGATATCTGTGCGGCAAAAGGATGAGTCGCATCAATGAGCACATCTATTTTGGCATCACGCAGGTATTCAACCAGCCCCGCTTCACCGCCGAAACCGCCGATACGCACCATTCCTGCTGGGGCTTGTGGTTGACTGGTGCGACCTGCTAGAGATGTGATAACTTGTACCTCTGGGATAGCCGAGGCTTGAGCAGCTAATTGAGCAGCGTCACCTGTTCCGCCAAGAATAAGAAGACGTTTCATCTAACAGTTCTTTTGCTTGCGAGTCTTGGCTGATAATTTCACCTTTGCGGTCAAATAAAACAGTACCAACTTTGAGGGGAACATTGGCATATTTTTGCACGTAAGCAGTAGCTTTGTGACTAATTTTTTCCGCCAGTATCCTAAATACTGATTCTGCCAGTCCCAGTTCTATTAATTTTTTGTGTGCTGCATCGGCAGTCTTAGCATCTAAAACTGCCTGCACTGCTTGTAAATCACCACCAACAGCAACCACCGCTGCACTAATAATTTCTAATTTGGCATCTGCTAAATGACTAGACGTATTGAAAATGCCACCTGCTAGCTTAATCAGTTTACCTTGATATCCCAGCAACAAAATAGAATTTGCTTGGTACAGTCCGGCTTCTACCAACAAGGCACCAATCCAGTTGCCTGTTTGCACAATTGCTGATTCTGGTATGCCTAAACGTTGTGCCACTTGCATACCATTGCTACCAATACAAAATACGAGATTAGGACAAACTTTGACTTTATCGTGCAACGACAGCCGAAATTCTTCCAAGTGGTCAGCCGCAGACAGGGGTTGAGAAATTCCGCTGGTTCCCAATAAAGACAATCCCTCTAAAATGCCAAAGGCTTCATTGGAGGTACGTTTCGCTAGCTGACGACCTTCGGGAAGAATAATTGATACGGTTGCTGTTTGCTCTGGGGGAATGAGAGGTAGTAAATTAGCATCAAACAAGCGACGGGCATAGTTGTAAATTGCTGCTTCTCCAGAGGCTGTTTTTCCCAAACCCTCTCCCGCTTCTAAAATCAGGGCTTGCGATCGCCTTTCGGACAACCTCACCCAAGCCCAAATGGGCGTGTTCCTTGTCAAATCTAAGTTATCACCTGGATCGCTCAGTGTCACTGCTAAGGCACTTTGAGCATCTAAAGCTGCAACCTGAGAAATGGGAATCTCTGCTTTTTCAGGGAGGAGGTCAATCTCAACGGACAGTTGAGATTCTATTTTTTCACGCAGATGCATCAAAGCAGCTTTAGCCGCCGCTACTACAAACACTGGTAGGGTATAACCTGTACGAGCCATATGGCTGTCAAATGAGTTTTTAGAAACATCTTCGCTTCTACTATAAGAAAGAAAGCGCCTCCCTTGAGCGCACCTACTTGCCTAAGTTCTAGCAGAATAGCATGGAAAACAAGGTTTAATGATTTTTGGTTAGGCGATCGCGAGAGGTCTATTTTGGTAACAATTAAGTGTAGAAATGTGACGTTTTCCAATATCCAAGCAATTATTTTTGATAAAAACGGGACTCTGGAAGATTCTGAAGCTTACTTGCGTACTCTCGCACAAAGAGGCGCGCGGATCATAGACGCGCAAATTCCTGGAATTGGGGAACCATTGTTAATGGCATTTGGCGTTAATGGCGATCGCCTCGATCCAGCGGGTTTAATCTCGGTGGCGAGTCGCCGTGAAACAGAAGTCGCCGCAGCTGCTTATATTGCCGAAACTGGACGGGGATGGTTTGAATCTTTAACGATATCTCGTCAAGCTTTGGAAGACGCGGAAAAATATGTTGGCAAGACTCCTTCACCTTTGTTTGTAGGTAGCTTGGAAGTGCTAAAGTCTCTATCGGAAGCAGGACTGAAATTAGGAATTCTTTCAGCAGCAACAACCCAAGAAGTGCGTGCTTTTGTCCAAAATCATCAATTAAGTGATTATATCCAACTAGAAATGGGAGTTGATGAAGGTCCAAGTAAACCAGATCCAATTTTATTTGTGAATGCTTGCCAAGCTTTAGGAGTGGAACCAAGTGCCACGCTGATGGTAGGAGATTCTGTAGGTGATATGCAAATGGCTCGTCATGCCAAAGCTGCTGGTTGCATTGGTATTACTTGGGTAGGGAAGGCGGAGAATGTTAAAGGTGCGGATGTGGTTATTAATCAACTCGATGAAATTCAAGTTGTCAGTGAATGAATTGCATCTACAGCAGAATTCAGAACTCAGAACTCAGAACTCAGAAGTAAAAAGGGCTTTCTGTCTGGCTTTTAGACGACAGCGTTGTACTTCATTTACTTGCAAGGTGCTGTATGTAACTACACTTTATCCAACTATAGGAATCCGGTTTGATTTTTGAAAATATACGTAGGGGAGCCAGTGCGTTGCGGAGCCAGTACTGCAGGAGGGTTTCCCTCCGTTGTAGCAACTGGCGTTGTGTTAGCGCGAGAGTACGGCAATACGGTTCAGTTAAGGAGTATTTGTAACAATTTCATGCGTGTAGAGACGTGCCATGGCACGTCTCTACATTAAGTGTCGCACCTAAAAAAATCTTATCTGAACCGTATTGGAGAGTACGGCACCAAAACCTTGACAATGGTGCGTTAGGATGAAATCCGTAACTACATACCTGATTATCTACGACTGCCAACATCATCACACAGCTTGCGATCGCCATCCTGAACACTGCGGTTATATTTCAAATAATCATGCGCCCAAGCGCAACCCCGTGCCAGTAAGTCATCCAAATCCAGATTCCACAACAATACCGTCGTGTCAAAACTGCCAGCAATTGTCTTACCATCCGAACTGAATGCCACGCTCGTGACAATACTGCTATGCCCAGTCAAGGTTTTGAGTTGCTCCCCCTTGAGATTCCACAACCGTACCGTCTTGTCAAAACTGCCAGAAGCGATCGTCTTGCCATCCGGACTGAATGCCACACTCGTGACATAACTGCTATGCCCAGTAAGGGTTTTGA
The sequence above is a segment of the Mastigocladopsis repens PCC 10914 genome. Coding sequences within it:
- a CDS encoding bifunctional cobalt-precorrin-7 (C(5))-methyltransferase/cobalt-precorrin-6B (C(15))-methyltransferase, translated to MHKWLSVVGIGEDGLSGLSAIACSLIERAEVIVGGKRHLAMLPPDDPREKLIWTSPISHSIEEILRRRGQSVCVLASGDPMCFGIGVTLTRKIPISEMTIIPAPSSFSLACARLGWSLTEVETLSLNGRPPALIQTAIYPKACLLILSEGKETPAIVADILTKRGFSGSKIIVLEHMGGSQERIISGTAGSWTTTELADLNTIAVECIADAGVVSLPRLAGLPDDAYHHDGQLTKREVRAITLSALAPTPGQLLWDVGAGCGSIGIEWMRSHPRCRAIAIEQNSTRLQYIADNAAALGTPYLQIVAGKAPAALTDLPQPDAIFIGGGATTEGLFEVCWEALLAGGRFVANAVTVESEQKLLQWHNQVGGELIRVAVQRAAPIGGFLGWKPMVPVTQWVVVK
- a CDS encoding addiction module protein; translated protein: MRSIEQLTEEVLSLPSESRALLAEKLVESLEFDTDPAIQAVWTTEAKRRRDEVRSAAVQPIAGEEALAQVRQLLEQ
- a CDS encoding Uma2 family endonuclease, with product MTAVTLVVKPVSQMQLAPGSAVTIPNVSWQEFESILEELGERRSARVAYSKGTLEIMVPLPEHEIPRDLLCDIVKTLLKAKGMRYQPFGSTTFKREGSAGVEPDGCFYIQNYQRMIGRRRLEADDPPPDLAIETDVTSKTTLDAYRAIGVPEVWVYDSGSLNIYVLRDAIYLISDSSPIFEEMPLVQIIPGVVERAWQVGSVQALEEFEAIIRA
- a CDS encoding cobalt-precorrin-6A reductase — translated: MKRLLILGGTGDAAQLAAQASAIPEVQVITSLAGRTSQPQAPAGMVRIGGFGGEAGLVEYLRDAKIDVLIDATHPFAAQISFHAAAAATTCKIPHLMLIRPAWKRLLDDQWVEVDSVEAAAAVLPEFAQRVFLTVGRQQLAPFASLEDIWFLMRLIDPPTPDALVPPGMILCDRGPFALDNERKLLISHQIDTIVSKNSGGDATYAKIIAARELGVKVVMVKRPATPPGEQVSDVESAVAWLVNQLL
- the cbiD gene encoding cobalt-precorrin-5B (C(1))-methyltransferase CbiD, with the protein product MARTGYTLPVFVVAAAKAALMHLREKIESQLSVEIDLLPEKAEIPISQVAALDAQSALAVTLSDPGDNLDLTRNTPIWAWVRLSERRSQALILEAGEGLGKTASGEAAIYNYARRLFDANLLPLIPPEQTATVSIILPEGRQLAKRTSNEAFGILEGLSLLGTSGISQPLSAADHLEEFRLSLHDKVKVCPNLVFCIGSNGMQVAQRLGIPESAIVQTGNWIGALLVEAGLYQANSILLLGYQGKLIKLAGGIFNTSSHLADAKLEIISAAVVAVGGDLQAVQAVLDAKTADAAHKKLIELGLAESVFRILAEKISHKATAYVQKYANVPLKVGTVLFDRKGEIISQDSQAKELLDETSSYSWRNR
- a CDS encoding HAD family hydrolase → MVTIKCRNVTFSNIQAIIFDKNGTLEDSEAYLRTLAQRGARIIDAQIPGIGEPLLMAFGVNGDRLDPAGLISVASRRETEVAAAAYIAETGRGWFESLTISRQALEDAEKYVGKTPSPLFVGSLEVLKSLSEAGLKLGILSAATTQEVRAFVQNHQLSDYIQLEMGVDEGPSKPDPILFVNACQALGVEPSATLMVGDSVGDMQMARHAKAAGCIGITWVGKAENVKGADVVINQLDEIQVVSE